The following DNA comes from Triplophysa dalaica isolate WHDGS20190420 chromosome 10, ASM1584641v1, whole genome shotgun sequence.
aaacacatgagttagaaccagaaccaataccggtgatagaagaaccaagaaatgttgatggacgtgacaatgtaatggaaggagataatgggcttgacgattcggtaattgagattggcacggtagatgatgaagagtagatataattatgtttatgtttttattgagggtgattggtgttgttatgtttttattacaaatcagtccgattgatcttttacctcaaagagcagcttgcaaaccagaaaaccacataaaaatacgcaaatgcaactatccttttattaaaaattttgtattaaccttttgtactactctatatatatttgttctttaaagggacacaggacggcttgtaagaccgttggtctgaaagtgcccattgtgagaatctggatttcatcctgtcctccacaaatactgcatctgtgtttattccaatattcatcatatgtattcattcctttattttattattcacttctattcataatatttgctccttactttcttgttgtttaacctcgttgaaagttgtatcggatcttatgctgtcttatgttgatataagcatctgttgttctccatatcaaggttcctaatgatgcctatggacgattgttttgttattgtaatattaaatatgtaatcatatctgattgttcaggaggaaagattaaacagaaagtctggtgattttccactgttttggtggttttatatgacgcctcctggtgcaaacttataagtattagtcctaaaataataaactttggactctgattgaacaagcacttgtgtctgtgtcaaactttgtctccaggatcctgaatactctgtgtgttccgtcgactagactcttcaaccgtataATATTGTtaagacaaggggacataagaagtttacattctttcacagACTGTGTATTGGACAAATGCTGTACTGTCCATCGTTTCTTTAAGTGAACAGTGAAAGTGGctcagtgatgatgtcataagtAACTATTGACAAATCAGCATGAAGGACTAAAACTATTTCATAATTAACACTATAGCACATGATGTTACCTGTGACAGCACATGAATACCGTTGTATCTCCTCTCTGCTGGCTGAGTTCAGGTACAGCTTGTTTAATAATGTGAATCCATCTGTTACCTGTGTTCCATTCTTATaccagatgtatgtgtgtttgttatcCAGAGTGCATTTGGTTGATCAGTGTAATATCACATTTTCTCCATCTACCACAGGGTCTGGACTGCTTGTCACCTGTGTATCTGAAAAACAATGAATGAGTAATGAACTACTTTATATTGCTGGTCATTGGCTTAGCTGGTACAGCATGGCATGAGCAgtggtcatgggtttgattcagAGAAAAAATAATGTACTCTGAACACATTTTCAATCACATTGGATAAGCCTCTAAACACAGAGGACATAAAGCTGCAAGAATGAGTGTCTTAGTTTAAACTGTGCTGCTTATTGTGGCCAACAATTGCCTGCATAGACAGGAAGAGAGTTTCTGACCGACAGTGACCAACCTCAAGTTTAATTTTTGCTGTGATGTTTGGAGCACATCTTAATTTAAGAAGGTCTTACCAGAAACGCATctgacaaatataaaatcatctCCCTACAAGAAGACATTAACTCATAACTCATGAACTCATCCTTCGtaataatttgtaattttacGTAACACACATGACCAGAATCTAAATTTACCTTGTTAGATTGACTGTGACTGAGCTGATGTGTTTAACTCCATCCTTCATAATGAACATGAGCTGATATTCTCCAGAGTTTCCCTCTCTCACATCTGTTATTGTGAGTCTTGACTGAAGATTAGAGATCTGCTGCTTCACTCGTCCTGAGTAGTCTAAATCTAAATTCAAATCTTCAggttctttcttttctctccaGTTTTTACTTTGTTTCTGGTTAAACCAGAACACAGTtttgatgttgatgtttgtgTAAGAGCACCTCAGTGTCACCTCTGCTCCCCTTACAgcacaaatgctttttttagTACAGGTTACAGAAAAGCTGTCCAATGTCAGGGAacctgaaaaagaaaaaaaaagatttttataacCTATTGATCACTGAAGTTGTCATGAACACAGGAGAGATTTTTTTGTTCAGACCATCCATTATAAGTATAAGCGTACAGATTCACCAAATACATTAGCCACTTTTGTTGGAAGTCAGGCACTTCAGTtttcaaacagaaaatgtaaaatcctGCTTCTGGAGAACACTTGAAACAATAATCTGTACcaaaaaactgtacaaaaaccCACTTGACCTGTAgctaaataacttttttttttttcttttttttttttcatgttacaATGATTTTCCAGCagcatttaaatacaattataacaGGGAAATAATACTACTGTACATTCAGTACACTCAAGTCAGGCCATTTTTGTTAGTGATCTGTGGAACCTGTTGTAATGAAAAGTATAACTTATAAAATTACGTcagcattaatggaatagcattgaaattgttttcaatttgtagcaataaacaatgaggtatccagcaaatcgcaagtccagtacggtgtaccacagggctcaatctaagggcctctgctcttcgcattatacatgctacctctaggagataaaataaagcgacacggaattaacttttactgttatgctgatgaacttaatatttcctcgaagcctcatgaaacacagcagttccatcgaataatggaatgcatagtcgatttaaaaaactggatgagtaacaattttttactactgaactcggacaaaacagaagtgttacttactggaccgaaaaccacaatacgtaacaaccaagaatactgcttaactattgacggatgctccataaaatcctcattgtcagctaagaatcttgacgccaacacctgtaaaattgcatttttccatcttaagaatatatctaaactacgtcatgtgctgtcactgtcagatgcagagaaattaattaatgcattcatgacatcaagactagttactgtaatgcacttttaggtggttgccctgcaggcctattacaaaaactgcaactggttcaaaacgcggcagctcaagtttttacatttacaaaaaagtatgagcatattaccccggttctgtcaaccatgcactggttacctataaagcattgcattaactttaagatcttgcttattacctataacgCCCTACATGGTATAGCGCCacagtatttgagtgaacttctattgtatcaCAGTCCTCCATGTGCATTACGCACTCAGGCGTAATTTCAGTTGGTTacacctagaatttcaaaatcaagtgcaggttgtagatccttttcttatctagcgcctaaactttggaatattcttccctgcactgtccgggaggcagacacactctgtcattacattcacatttaggcatttggcagacgcttttatccaaagcgacttacagtgcactttaTTCAGGGACAATCCctctggagcaacatggagtaaagtgtcttgctcaaggacacactggtggtggctgctgggattgaaccagcaacctttgatttaccagttcagtggtttaacccactagaccaccatctgtCATTTAAATCTAGACAAAAGACgaatcttttcaatcttgcatacactacacatCCATAATAATCtttctcagaggatttaggctgcattatttagatcaaccggaaccaggaacacaaccaacaacaactgatgtacttgttgcatcaacgagtgcagaacagtactctactctcagcttGTCTTGTTTCATTGTTCCAAGATTTTCGCAGGATGCAGGtaatgcccagacctgatggcagagcggagaatgggaagtggtaacctgacaagagctgagatgatagagctggataaaggacgcggcaacttgacacttagtaagtttatttatttttatttagccttgttgtgcaagcactgttgagcttgtgcagaggcagcagcttttgccagaggggaactggaatcccctgatTGGGCCTGgattctcctgaggtttttttctcgattggagttttgggttccttgccaccgCTTGCATACtgtttgcctggccgggggggctgctttagaattcagaagttttacataataaatattgcatatatgaatttatagtccgtttaatatttgacctgtggttctctctggTATGTAtgcattgtagtagagtaggcggggcgagaccgtggttcgagtccggtgagtaattgtgaattagcgccagctgtgcgcacaccgggctcgaatcacgtaggagatgggagcataaaaggaacgagcgaccggaccgtcgaagagagaggaccgggcccgaacttatgttatgtttgtatttatattatgttttgttcgccggcggtcgtccgtgaggggccgccggctgttatatttctttattaaatgtttaaatgtttgccggttcccgcctccttccttccattttattgagatttgttacattggtgccgaaacccgggaggaaggagagacatgctgtcggagagtcctcgccgccgagtggcctcgcggtgccggagagttcgggcagcgcggacgaagggcgtccgccagtggctgcccgaagcggtggctctggggaaacggaagtgcacagtgcggccaccgtcaaaacttcggtggaacggcgacctttgctgccgcgcccctgggtcgaggtggggtggctttcgtccaagtgggagcgggggggttgccgccgtccgccagaggccggagcctgtgtccgtcccccgagggggaggagcagggggcggaagtgccgggtgagccaccgcctgccagaggccggagcctgcgtccgtccgcccaagggggaggaacaggggacggggaacccgccccgactcccggataaaggaggagccaccgccggccgccagggggcggacggtcgagccgtccaccgaagccccagggccaccgcaaggcaccgcgaaggagagtactccggctggttgaggaacgagcggcagcatgtcggggaaccggatttttttttttttttcctctctcccctctctctttccggtcgctccgagggctcccgtctccgttgtctcgtctcgtcgctgcataccccccaccccaccccccccgagggagggggagggagcttgcacagtcgcgggggtatcccccggcctgtgaggggtgatgggggtatgtagtagagtaggcggggcgagaccgtggttcgagtccggtgagtaattgtgaataagcgccagctgtgcgcacaccgggctcgaatcacgtaggagatgggagcataaaaggaacgagcgaccggaccgtcgaagagagaggaccgggcccgaacttatgttatgtttgtatttatattatgttttgttcgccggcggtcgtccgtgaggggccgccggctgttatatttctttattaaatgtttaaatgtttgccggttcccgcctccttccttccattttattgagatttgttacatgcatattgtgtgtgtggagcatttgtttgtctgtcttttgtgttttcacctttttcttctttcttgttttacaggtatatgactttaattgttttacttgtagttaatatgtctcatgtacagctgctttgtaacaatgaaaattgtaaaaagcgctataaaaataaagttgagttgagtatttttattaatgttactTCACTGAAACACAGTGTTTGGAGAATGgaattaaaaacattgatatgttaaaaatcatttaactgTTGCACTCAACTTCACAAAAAATTCACAATGACGCACAGTCACTGTCAAGACGTAATTCTCGTCATTAGGTATGtgaagaaataagaaaatagcTTCTGTTTAATAGTGATATTACCTTGAATATGTGTAACAGCAGAATGAGTGACGGGAGTATGACGTTCATGTTTTTACTTTGTAGAAACACATAAATAtagaaaacaacatattttaatcCTGAGAAATAAACTTAACAGTCATTTAGTTTTACGTGACACTCAATTTGTCTGTTCTTATTCAGATATATACCTCATTATagtaaaatctaaatttatacAATAATGTTATGATGACAAATAGGTCTAtgcttaaaacaacattttagccTAAAGTTACAGCCCAGTGAAGagattaaatgtatacataaatGTGAAGTTCTCTGACTTGAAGTCGCATAAGTTTGTGAAGTTCTATCAGTGTCATAGGCTGGTATGATCTGATGATCTTATTTCCTTCCTTTATTAAATGATcacagagaaaaaaatagaTCTGGCGTCTTCCACAGAACTGTGTGTTAAAATAGAGTCTGAAACTTTTTCAAATAATGAGGTTATTAATTGGAAGTGAGGAAATGGTTGGTATAAGTGGAGCTTAACCTTCAGACAATGTGTTCGATGACTTCAGCATGTCAAGTTAAATATTAGcgtattaattatattaatacttGATACaaacctgtattttttttatgactCAATTGCATTTTTGGCAAAGCCTTGCTGTGTGACCAACCATACAGTGAACTGACTGTGATGTCTCCCTGCTTCTCCACACACTGAACACGAGGCAGGCAATCTTGCGCTGCGATGGCAagcttgttttaaaattgcaaaacctcattcattacttttttatctttatagttCAGTATATTAAGAtcatgttctttttttacatttatacatttaatgggTCGCTTTTATCCGCAGTGCATTCAAGCCGTACATGTATGTGAGTTcatgggaatcaaacccacaacattTGCTACTACTAACACAATTCTCTACAACTGAGTTATTGTGACACAttttttacttgagtaaaactGAAAGGGAAAAAATCAAAACGACTGGTGTAGCTATTACAGACGTAAAGCTTACCCATAAAATTatacggtggccgctaggtgtcactgcgctgcaacagaagaaaacacatgcaaacacaaaaaaacacaagcaaattcagaacgcatcttcattagtttggctACAcgtgccctgcaaatactcgcaacacaaacaaacacagaaacgcgctgcaaattctcgcaacacaaacaaacacggaAACGCCCTGCAAGCTACacggacgacaacggaagtgtttccgggggaccccaaaaaactgatgcacctgattgggacgcgcttcattttgactgttcaaaatcgttagtggagttgtcagccacattgactatgtcgactagaataagttgacaagtttttaatcattttttcaaacctttaaacttttttgtagtggcacttgtttaagtaagtcgagcagcTACTGTACgtctcatagtttttgttaaactgttcaaatcgacaggctaataatatcctacggacgtacgttgagaaagtaaaaaataaagttataaagcaattacTTTCAATATGGCTGACaacactaacgaatttgaacagtcaaagtgaagcgcgtcccaatcaggtgcatcagtttttgcctTTCCCcaggaaacacttccgttgtcgccTGTCCAGCTTGCAGcgcgtttatgtgtttgtttgtgttgctagtatttgcagcgcgtttctgtgtttgtttgtgttgcgagtatttgcagggcatgtgtcgccaaactaatgaagaagctttctgaatttgcttgtgatttgttgtgtatgcatgtgtttcCTTCTGTTCCatcgcagtgacacctagcggccaccttAAAATTCACTAGTAGAGGTAGCTGCAACCTGAATTCTGATCAAGAAAAATgcatgcatgcaaacacacatgtaTCTGTGTTTTATGGTCACTTTCCATCGATGTATAGTTGGTAATGATTTTAATGCTATGCAAACtgtatattgcattattttgcCTCAAACCAAACCATTACAGAAATCGTTCTGGGACCAAAGACTGTTGAGCAATAACACTTACTCATGAGATGTTTCATACTTTCCatgatttgttttcataaattctGATTTCATCAAGTTATGTTTGTTTACTATATTTCTAAAAAGCATAcgttttgtttgatttacacCGAATGAATTCATTCAAACTCACGACCACTTACATTTCCCATGAAGTCAGGTTCTCCAGGTTTTTTTGGGGGTCAGAACcttttttatcaaaacaattTGTTACATGAAATCTCCCATTATGacttaaaatgtttgtatttccttTATTATATCTTAAAGGATTTCAGAACAACGTTTATTTACAAGAGTTCATTTAGGCCACAAGCTTTAGCAAAACCAACCTTACGGGAAATAATAACTATTTTACCAGGTGGGTAATTCGTATGAATAAGTACGTTgtgattcacacaaaaatgtacaattaaaaggaaaaagcattactgaagcccctcccctaacaccACCCCTAGACCACTGGCACCAAAGCAAATCtttcaaaatgtacaaataagatTGTTTGTGTTAACCGAATAGCTACCTtataaaatagttacattttatGCTGTGAGACTGTGTTGGGAAATTGGCAGTGTGTCATAAACATTTTGATATATAATTACTGttcctttttctgtttataagaAAAATCTAACTTTTCACAACTCATGCATCATATCTCATTTTACAAAGAGCAAACATGACCATTTACATTGTTTTgatcaaaagcatttttaatcaTATGCCAGACCATAAATCAAGCTACATACACTACAAACTTCTCCTATTTGAAAAAGGAAAATACAGCAACTGATGTAATAGTTGCAGTTGCCTGTTGAAAGTCCCCCAAAACAAGGACTTTATTCTACGTTCATTTTACCTTCACAGTGGCATAGTGAACATCTTCCGCTGATGAATATACAACAGTATGGGCAGAGGATGTGCTCTTGTTAGACTGCTTGAAACTAACACTTGAATAATGAAGGTTTTGCTCCTCTGAGTCAGGCTGATGTGTGAAGTCAGACACTGTGGACTGAGGTGCAGCATTACCCGAAGTAGTCGGCCGAGGCTGAGATTCAGGCCAGAGAAATGCAGATTAAGAAAATATTATCAGTATTTCAGTGtcatacacaacacacaattcTTAGGAAAAGAGTCTTAACTACATGTGCGCGGTCACCTGAACCTCGGTGTTGTCACGTTGAGATGAATTACGTTTTCTCCTCCTCAggaatctgtttaaatgtgggaaaaaatatttgtatgttgCCTTTTCGAATAGAAGTTAATGTACAGAATATCAAAAGCCCAAGTATTAAAACTATCAAGTATTGAGTAACAAACTATTGTTAAGGTATGCTCAACAGTGTATTTTactttctcaaaaaaaaaactgttttaaggTTGAGTGTCCCTGCCAGGAAAAAATCTCAACCAAAATAAAAgggaataaaatataatgaagGACTTAAACATTACCTGTACGTCAGGACTCCTATGACAGCAAGAATCAGTAACATAGACAGCATCGCTATAGTGATCTGTGTTCTCATCCTCTTTTCTGAACTTTCAACATCATCTTTCCTGTCGTTATCTGggtatttttaaagacatgaaccATAGGGCAGAAGTTcagatattttcattttcaactctAGAAGATCatcttaataataatatgtttaatcTATGTAGCCTATAGCGTCTTTGCAGATCTCAGTGATGCTTCACAATCAGGTATAATAGCATGAAAGtaaatgtagtagagtaggcggggcgagaccgtggttcgagtccggtgagtaattgtgaattagcggcagctgtgcgcacaccgggctcgaatcacgtaggagatgggagcataaaaggaacgagcgaccggaccgtcgaagagagaggaccgggcccgaacttgtttgccggttcccgcctccttccttccttttaatggagatttgttacattggtgccgaaacccggaaggaaggaggcgggaaccggcaaacatttaaacatttaaccaattaatataacagcgggcggcccctcacggacgaccgccggcgaacaaaacatgaacataaatataaatacaaacataacataacataagttcgggcccggtcctctctcttcgacggtccggtcgctcgttccttttatgctcccatctcctatgtgattcgagcccggtgtgcgcacagctggcgctaattcacaattactcaccggactcgaaccacggtctcgccctgcctactctactacagtaaaCAATCAGTCAACCATaatgaaataatatcaaatcaAATAGTGTGTATAAGTCACAAACAAGAGCCACTTCGGTTTAACAGCGATTACACATAACAGAGATGATAAAAGCAAAGCATATTAAGACTGATAATATTGGGAAACCGGTTTTAAGACTTGAATTCATAAATGGATTCATTACAAAGACCAGAGACAGAATTGAGATGTAGATTCACCTGTGACTGTTAGATTGACTGTGACTAAGCTGATTTGTTTAGTTCCATCATTCATAATAAACATGAGCTGATATTCTCCAGAGTCTCCCTCACTGACATCTCTTATTGTGAGATCTGATTGACGTGTAGTGATCCTCTGCTTCACTCGTCCTAAGTAGTCTGAATCTAAAGTCAAATCTTCAGGTTCATTCTTTTCTCTCCATTTTTGACTCTGTTTCTGGCTGAACCAGAACCCCATTTTAATGCTGATGTTTGTGTAAGAGCACATCAGTTTCACATCGGTCTCACTCACGGCACAAATGTTCTTGGTTTCGCAGATCACATGTATGGGCTCCGATGTTAGAATGTCTACAAAGGACAAAAAGGACGTTTTTG
Coding sequences within:
- the LOC130430452 gene encoding uncharacterized protein LOC130430452, whose amino-acid sequence is MGFHSAFISLILLMNVEDILTSEPIHVICETKNICAVSETDVKLMCSYTNISIKMGFWFSQKQSQKWREKNEPEDLTLDSDYLGRVKQRITTRQSDLTIRDVSEGDSGEYQLMFIMNDGTKQISLVTVNLTVTDNDRKDDVESSEKRMRTQITIAMLSMLLILAVIGVLTYRFLRRRKRNSSQRDNTEVQPRPTTSGNAAPQSTVSDFTHQPDSEEQNLHYSSVSFKQSNKSTSSAHTVVYSSAEDVHYATVKVK